The Desulfofundulus salinus genome includes the window GGATGGGGAAAAAATCAAAAGGCTGGAAGAGAAGGCCCGGGAAATCCGCCGGCACATAATCCGCATGACCGGCGCTGCCGGTTCGGGCCATCCCGGAGGGTCTTTGTCCAGTGCCGATATTGTAACTGCCCTCTACTTCGAGGTAATGCGCATTGATCCCAAAAATCCCCGCTGGCCCGACCGGGACCGCTTTGTCCTTTCCAAGGGGCATGCCGCGCCGGTGCTCTATGCGGCCCTGGCAGAAAGGGGTTTTTTCCCGGTGGAGGATCTCCTCACCCTGCGCCGCCTGGGCAGCCCCCTTCAGGGGCATCCGGACATGAAGAAATTGCCGGGGGTGGAGATGTCCACCGGCTCACTGGGCCAGGGGTTGGCCTGTGCTAACGGGATGGCCCTGGCGGCCAGGCTGGACGGCCGGGACTACCGCGTTTACGTTCTTTTAGGTGATGGGGAGATTCAGGAAGGCATGGTTTGGGAGGCGGCCATGGCGGCGGCCCACTACCGGCTGGACAACGTGACCGCCTTTTTGGACCATAATGGCCTGCAAATTGACGGGCCCGTTGCGAAGGTGATGTCCGTGGAGCCGGTGGCCGAGAAATGGCGCGCCTTTGGCTGGGACGTGCAGGTGATTGACGGCCACAACATGGAAGAAATTCTCCAGGCGGTGGAAAAGGCCCGGGCCGTGCGGGGCAAACCCCAGATGATTGTGGCCGAAACGGTGAAGGGCAAGGGGGTATCCTTTATGGAGAACATGGTGGAATGGCACGGCGTGGCCCCCAAACCCGATGAAGTGGAACGGGCCCTGGCTGAGCTGGCTTAAAAAGGGGGTATTGATCTATGAGAAAGATTGCCACCCGGGATGCCTACGGTGAGGCTCTGGTGGAGTTGGGGCGGGAAAACCCCGACGTGGTGGTGCTGGACGCGGACCTGGCCAAGTCCACCAAAACCATTGAGTTCGCAAAGCACTTCCCGGAACGCTTTTTCGATATGGGCATAGCCGAACAAAACATGATTGGAACGGCCGCCGGCCTGGCCGCCGCCGGAAAAATTCCCTTTTGCAGCACCTTTGCCATCTTTGCCACCGGCCGGGCCTTTGAGATAATTCGCAACAGCGTGGCCTACTCGCGGCTCAACGTCAAGATTGCCGCCAGTCACGCCGGCATTACGGTAGGGGAGGACGGCGGCTCCCACCAGTCGGTGGAGGACATCGCCCTGATGCGGTCCCTGCCCAACATAACCGTGCTCGTCCCCGCCGATGCGGTGGAAACCCGGGCGGCGGTGCGGGCGGCGGTGCAAATCCAGGGCCCGGTTTACATCCGCCTGGGGCGTCCGGGTGTGCCCGTGCTGCACGGGGACGATTTTCATTTCGAGCCCGGCCGGGCGGTAACCATGCGGGGAGGCAATGACGCCACCATTATTGCCACCGGGATTATGGTGGCCACCGCCCTGGAAGCCGCCGGCCTGCTGGAGCAGGAGGGCATAGGGGTACGGGTGGTCAACATGCATACCATCAAGCCGCTGGATGAGGAGGCGGTGATTGCGGCCGCCCGCGAGACGGGGGTCATCGTTACCGCCGAGGAGCATTCCGTCATCGGCGGCCTGGGCGGGGCGGTGGCGGAAGCCGTCTGTGCCCGCCATCCCGTGCCCGTCTACCGGGTGGGCGTCCCCGATGTTTTTGGCGAATCGGGCAAGCCCGGGGAGTTGCTGGAAAAATACGGTCTCACTGCTGCGCACCTGGCGGACAAAGTGCGGGAGGCAGTAACAAAGAAAGTTGGGAGGTAAAATATTGCAATTTATACAACCCCTCTCTTTCCGGGAGGGGTTGTCTGCTTTTTTCTGGTTTTTTAAGAGGATTTCTGGAGAGCCTGTCGAAGTGTATACGAAAAAGCTGAAGTATCCCCAATTTTTTTTAAAGCCCCTGCTTTGGTTTCGGTAGCGAGCGACTTGAGCCGAGCGTTATTATGGGGAGGATGCGGCGCTGTCAGCGCGTGACAACGCGGCACCATAGCGGGATCACTAAATTTACCTGAAAAAGCTTGTGCAACATGGTTTTCGACGTAACTGAGGTGGGATAATGATCCGTTTTTACGGTGTGACTAAAATCTACCCCAACGGGGTTAAGGCCCTGGATAATGTGAACCTGCATATTAGAAAGGGTGAGTTCCTCTTTCTTGTAGGCCCCAGCGGAGCGGGCAAGTCTACCCTGACCAAGCTGATTTTCCGGGAAGAACTGCCCACCCGGGGGCAGGTCCTGTTTAACGGCAAGAACGTGGCCCGCCTGCGGTCACGGGAGGTACCCTACCTGCGCCGCAAGATAGGGATGGTGTTTCAGGATTTCCGTTTGCTACCCCAAAAAACGGTTTTTGAGAACGTAGCCTTTGCCCTGGAGGTAACTGGAGCCTCCTACCGGGAGATCAAAAGGCGGGTCCCGGAAGTGCTCAAACTGGTGGGTCTGGAGGGTAAGGCCAACGTGCTGCCCGCGCAGCTTTCCGGAGGGGAACAGCAACGGGTGGGTATTGCCCGGGCCATTGTGAACAACCCCGTACTGCTCATTGCCGATGAGCCTACTGGCAACCTGGATCCGGAAACTGCCTGGGAACTGATGGAGCTGTTTCAAAAAATCAATAACGCCGGAACCACCATCCTGATGGTTACCCACGCCCGGGATATTGTGGATGCCATGAAAAAACGGGTGGTGGCTCTGGAATCCGGGCGCATTGTGCGGGACGAGGAAGGCGGGGGGTACCGCAATGAGGATTAGAACCCTCGTTTACTATTTCCGGGAGGCCTTTTTGTCCATCTTCCGGAACAGCTGGCTGTCCCTGGCCGCGGTGGGCACGGTGACCATATCCCTGCTTATTTTGGGTTGTTCCCTGCTGCTGGTGGTGAACACAAACCAGCTTGCGGATCACCTGGAATCCAGTTTGGAGATCAGCGCTTTTCTAAAGGACGGCCTCAAAGACGAGGAAATCCAGGAGTTAAACGATAAAATCCGCTTCCTCCCTGGCGTGGTACAGGTGCAGTTTATTTCCAAAGAAGAGGCTCTGGAGGAAATGCGCCGTAGCTTCAGCCCGCGTAAAGAGATTTTGGACGGCCTGGAGGAGGATAATCCCCTGCCCGACACCTTTCGGATCAAAACCCGGCGGGCAGATCAGGTAGTGGAAGTGGCCCAAAAGGTTGCCTCCATGGACGGGGTGGAGGATGTGCGCTACGGCCAGGGCGTGGTGGAGAGGCTGGTGGTGGTAACGCACTGGGTGCGGGTGGCCGGAATAGGAGCCATGATCCTGGTAGGTGCGGCGGCGGTGTTCTTAATTTCCACCACCATTCGCCTGTCGGTGTTTGCCCGCCGGCGGGAAATCGGGATTATGAAGTACCTGGGGGCCACCAACTGGTTTGTGCGATTTCCCTTTTTAATTGAGGGGATGGTCCTGGGACTGCTGGGGTCTTTGCTGGCGGCCGTTCTGGTTTACACCGGGTATTTGTCGCTGGTGGAACATTTGGCCCGGGCTATGCCCTTCATCCCCCTGGTTTCCGACGGACAGGTCCTGTTCAGCCTGCTGGGGGGCCTGGTGGGGCTGGGGCTGTTTATCGGTGCCCTGGGCAGCGCCATATCCATTCACCGGTTTTTAAATGTTTAGTTTTTTGGGGGGGAGATGGTTTGAAAGGTCTTACCGGCAGGATCGTGGCCCTGGGGCTGGTTCTGGCCCTGTCCGGGGCCGGAATGGGCATGGCCCAGGGGGCCAGTTTGCAGGAAAAGCTCCAGGAGACCAGGCAGAAGCTCTTCCAGGAACAACAAAAGGTCCGGGAGTCAAAACAGGCGGTGCGCGGCTATGCCGACCAGGTGGCCGATTCGGAGCGGGCCATCGTAGCTACGGAACAGCGCATCCGGGA containing:
- a CDS encoding transketolase, which encodes MDGEKIKRLEEKAREIRRHIIRMTGAAGSGHPGGSLSSADIVTALYFEVMRIDPKNPRWPDRDRFVLSKGHAAPVLYAALAERGFFPVEDLLTLRRLGSPLQGHPDMKKLPGVEMSTGSLGQGLACANGMALAARLDGRDYRVYVLLGDGEIQEGMVWEAAMAAAHYRLDNVTAFLDHNGLQIDGPVAKVMSVEPVAEKWRAFGWDVQVIDGHNMEEILQAVEKARAVRGKPQMIVAETVKGKGVSFMENMVEWHGVAPKPDEVERALAELA
- the ftsX gene encoding permease-like cell division protein FtsX, yielding MRIRTLVYYFREAFLSIFRNSWLSLAAVGTVTISLLILGCSLLLVVNTNQLADHLESSLEISAFLKDGLKDEEIQELNDKIRFLPGVVQVQFISKEEALEEMRRSFSPRKEILDGLEEDNPLPDTFRIKTRRADQVVEVAQKVASMDGVEDVRYGQGVVERLVVVTHWVRVAGIGAMILVGAAAVFLISTTIRLSVFARRREIGIMKYLGATNWFVRFPFLIEGMVLGLLGSLLAAVLVYTGYLSLVEHLARAMPFIPLVSDGQVLFSLLGGLVGLGLFIGALGSAISIHRFLNV
- the ftsE gene encoding cell division ATP-binding protein FtsE, which translates into the protein MIRFYGVTKIYPNGVKALDNVNLHIRKGEFLFLVGPSGAGKSTLTKLIFREELPTRGQVLFNGKNVARLRSREVPYLRRKIGMVFQDFRLLPQKTVFENVAFALEVTGASYREIKRRVPEVLKLVGLEGKANVLPAQLSGGEQQRVGIARAIVNNPVLLIADEPTGNLDPETAWELMELFQKINNAGTTILMVTHARDIVDAMKKRVVALESGRIVRDEEGGGYRNED
- a CDS encoding transketolase family protein, with the protein product MRKIATRDAYGEALVELGRENPDVVVLDADLAKSTKTIEFAKHFPERFFDMGIAEQNMIGTAAGLAAAGKIPFCSTFAIFATGRAFEIIRNSVAYSRLNVKIAASHAGITVGEDGGSHQSVEDIALMRSLPNITVLVPADAVETRAAVRAAVQIQGPVYIRLGRPGVPVLHGDDFHFEPGRAVTMRGGNDATIIATGIMVATALEAAGLLEQEGIGVRVVNMHTIKPLDEEAVIAAARETGVIVTAEEHSVIGGLGGAVAEAVCARHPVPVYRVGVPDVFGESGKPGELLEKYGLTAAHLADKVREAVTKKVGR